A genomic region of Fibrobacter succinogenes contains the following coding sequences:
- a CDS encoding EAL domain-containing protein has product MLVQDDIKFIEETRNELEHSEIPLAVYQIVDGHVKTILVSEGLVRWQAPGCSREDLIRFLDTDMYRDVHHEDLVFVATKAKEFAKNKDGRYDVLYRQKLYGQDEYRTIHAVGYHRNFEDGTEYAVIVYDDVTSALESNGGSRIIFDNSLIEFLNTDKVEPFVIVDAKTHEVYMVSSSAERIWNPVRAFDSGIKFEEYFFRDSEQSEISIDDILEKGETIFRNPHSGKELILSASLMQWRGKNSILLRISEHADRYFDPLTGLPNMEYSRLCGEDFAADIRKKGGSPSIVFFDIVGMKLYNSANGFDMGNEFLINFAACLKKNFPNNLIWRFSNDHFAVIVDIHDIEEKLNEIRKCVKSSISKISMDLYVGISKIDEFDAILDASEKAKLACHEQKKNGDTFIRYYDDDLRKDLLLQNYIVNHIDEAVTNGYIKAYYQPVVRTITETFCGMEALARWIDPQYGFLNPAAFIGALEESRQIHKLDCCIIELVCKEMREELDQGHPIVPVSFNLSRLDFIGCDIFDVVESILKKYRIDREYIRVEITESIMASDSYVRSEVERFRLVGYEVWMDDFGSGYSSLNTLKDYKFDELKIDMAFLANFNDASRTIIRSTVRMAKNLGLKTLAEGVETKEQMEFLKGIGCEKVQGYYYGKPQPLHDTMKHMESIGVPIEDRNMRLVYSKLGRIDYLVETPKAIMAYANGMFKFLFTNKLFNEQTQSLGFADIEDVEKSINDPEDPAYRILHEAEKSAYKGPRQITYAVRGTYVFLSGSLVADINDSHIYDLTLRNTHVSAFDNSSSDSKVTLPTDAKTILLADVNPQNRGFLENVLKDDYNVLLAEDGEQVLNILLEYGNRISLVLLDAELPKIDGFKIIQKFKRRSQELQIPFIIMTDNMELAKEGIRLGAYQFVRLPIKDKDLIKAKIDSAIKNTEFLHQIALNFVEYVPGGVIVFNASNAEILYVNARVLDIFECDSVEEFREFIGEHFKNTILPEDYEKTDNELKNQVQSGSTATKQVTYRARTAKGKIKRIYHVGKVFKDTPYGSVFSVFISEDDMAMKSYFTRKETFDEFMASGEATHTRSYEPGYKGFLFWNLTKNSPVIRMDGITYIPAELTDKYTYEAHYRFLRTLMLNDFANIRKTVDYTREKLILDYFNKNIVPPLDVSYDIENTFFTIRSSFSMMMDPDSGDIILKLQNENIETVKK; this is encoded by the coding sequence ATGCTGGTGCAGGATGATATAAAATTTATTGAGGAAACCCGGAATGAGTTGGAGCATTCCGAGATTCCGCTTGCTGTCTACCAAATTGTTGATGGACATGTTAAGACTATTCTTGTTTCTGAAGGCCTTGTTCGTTGGCAAGCTCCTGGTTGTAGTCGCGAAGACTTAATTAGATTCCTTGATACGGACATGTATAGAGATGTTCACCATGAGGATCTTGTTTTTGTTGCAACGAAGGCCAAAGAATTTGCCAAAAATAAAGATGGGCGTTACGATGTCCTTTATCGTCAAAAATTGTATGGTCAAGATGAATATCGAACAATTCATGCTGTAGGTTACCACCGCAATTTTGAGGATGGGACTGAATATGCCGTTATTGTTTATGATGACGTGACTTCGGCTTTAGAATCTAATGGTGGAAGTCGTATAATTTTTGATAACAGCCTTATTGAATTTTTGAATACGGATAAGGTTGAACCTTTCGTTATCGTTGATGCAAAGACGCACGAAGTTTATATGGTCAGCTCCTCTGCGGAACGTATTTGGAATCCTGTAAGGGCTTTTGATTCTGGAATCAAATTCGAAGAGTATTTCTTTAGAGATAGCGAACAGAGTGAGATTAGTATTGATGATATTCTTGAAAAAGGCGAGACCATTTTCCGAAACCCGCATTCGGGCAAGGAATTGATTTTAAGCGCATCGTTGATGCAATGGCGTGGTAAAAATTCCATTCTATTGCGAATAAGTGAACATGCTGATCGCTATTTCGACCCTTTAACGGGACTCCCCAATATGGAATATAGCCGCTTGTGCGGCGAAGATTTTGCAGCAGATATCAGGAAAAAAGGGGGAAGCCCTTCGATTGTCTTTTTTGACATAGTCGGAATGAAACTGTATAATAGCGCAAACGGTTTCGACATGGGAAACGAATTCCTGATTAATTTTGCGGCGTGCCTAAAAAAGAATTTTCCGAATAATTTGATTTGGCGTTTCTCTAACGACCATTTTGCCGTCATTGTCGATATTCATGATATCGAAGAAAAACTGAATGAAATTCGCAAGTGTGTTAAAAGTTCCATTTCCAAAATTTCGATGGACCTTTATGTGGGCATTTCAAAGATAGATGAATTTGATGCCATCCTTGATGCGAGCGAAAAAGCAAAACTGGCATGTCATGAGCAAAAGAAAAATGGCGATACTTTTATCCGCTATTACGATGATGATTTACGCAAGGATCTCTTGCTCCAGAATTACATTGTCAATCACATTGATGAAGCCGTTACCAATGGCTATATCAAGGCTTATTATCAGCCGGTTGTGCGTACGATTACAGAAACATTTTGCGGTATGGAAGCGCTTGCCCGTTGGATTGACCCGCAGTATGGTTTCTTGAATCCGGCTGCTTTTATCGGAGCGCTAGAAGAATCCCGCCAAATCCATAAGCTTGACTGCTGTATTATTGAACTTGTTTGTAAAGAAATGCGAGAGGAACTTGACCAGGGGCATCCCATTGTTCCTGTTTCGTTTAATCTATCGCGCTTGGATTTTATTGGCTGTGATATTTTTGATGTTGTCGAAAGTATTCTTAAAAAGTACAGAATTGATCGCGAGTACATTCGTGTAGAAATTACAGAAAGTATCATGGCTTCGGATTCCTATGTCCGGAGCGAAGTTGAAAGATTCCGCTTGGTGGGTTACGAAGTCTGGATGGACGATTTCGGAAGTGGCTATTCTTCGCTGAACACCCTCAAGGATTATAAGTTCGATGAACTTAAAATTGATATGGCGTTCCTTGCGAATTTCAATGACGCCTCTCGTACGATCATTCGTTCGACAGTTCGCATGGCGAAAAATCTTGGGTTAAAGACATTGGCTGAAGGTGTCGAAACTAAGGAACAGATGGAATTTTTGAAGGGAATTGGTTGCGAAAAAGTTCAGGGATACTATTACGGAAAACCGCAGCCGTTGCATGATACCATGAAACACATGGAATCCATTGGTGTGCCTATAGAAGACCGTAATATGCGTCTTGTGTATTCTAAACTTGGGCGTATAGACTACTTGGTGGAAACGCCTAAAGCGATTATGGCTTATGCCAATGGCATGTTCAAGTTCTTGTTTACGAATAAATTGTTCAATGAACAAACTCAGAGCCTTGGCTTTGCCGATATCGAAGATGTTGAAAAGTCAATTAATGATCCCGAAGATCCTGCTTATCGCATACTTCATGAGGCCGAAAAGTCCGCTTATAAGGGCCCGCGTCAGATTACGTATGCCGTTCGTGGAACATATGTTTTTTTAAGCGGGAGCTTGGTTGCCGATATCAACGATAGCCACATTTACGATTTGACTTTGCGCAATACGCATGTGAGTGCTTTTGATAATTCTTCTAGCGATTCGAAGGTGACGCTCCCGACGGATGCAAAGACTATTTTGCTTGCAGATGTCAATCCGCAAAATAGAGGGTTCCTCGAAAATGTCTTGAAGGACGATTATAACGTGCTGCTGGCCGAAGATGGCGAGCAGGTGCTCAACATTTTACTGGAATACGGCAACCGTATTTCGCTCGTGTTGCTTGATGCAGAACTCCCTAAAATTGATGGATTCAAGATTATCCAGAAATTCAAAAGGCGTAGCCAAGAACTTCAAATTCCATTTATCATCATGACCGATAACATGGAACTTGCAAAAGAAGGCATTCGCTTGGGCGCTTACCAGTTTGTACGCTTGCCTATTAAAGATAAGGATTTGATCAAGGCGAAAATCGATAGCGCCATCAAGAATACAGAATTTCTCCATCAGATTGCCCTCAATTTCGTTGAATATGTTCCTGGCGGCGTGATTGTGTTTAACGCCTCGAATGCTGAAATTCTTTATGTGAATGCTCGCGTATTGGATATTTTCGAATGCGATAGTGTCGAAGAGTTCCGCGAGTTTATCGGTGAACATTTTAAAAATACGATTCTTCCCGAAGATTATGAAAAGACGGATAATGAACTCAAAAATCAGGTCCAGAGCGGTAGTACGGCTACGAAACAGGTGACTTATCGAGCCAGAACGGCTAAAGGAAAAATCAAGCGCATCTATCATGTCGGAAAAGTCTTTAAAGATACGCCGTATGGCAGCGTGTTCTCTGTATTTATTTCAGAAGATGACATGGCAATGAAAAGTTACTTTACTCGTAAGGAAACTTTTGATGAGTTTATGGCGTCTGGCGAGGCTACGCATACGAGATCGTATGAACCTGGCTATAAGGGATTTTTATTCTGGAACTTGACGAAGAATTCGCCCGTGATTCGAATGGATGGTATTACTTACATTCCGGCGGAACTCACGGATAAATATACTTACGAGGCTCACTACCGCTTTTTGAGAACTTTGATGTTGAATGATTTTGCAAATATTCGAAAAACAGTAGATTACACTCGTGAAAAGTTGATTCTCGATTACTTTAATAAGAATATCGTGCCGCCGCTGGATGTGAGCTATGATATCGAGAATACCTTTTTTACCATTCGATCAAGTTTTAGTATGATGATGGATCCGGATTCTGGCGATATCATCTTGAAACTTCAGAATGAAAATATCGAGACTGTAAAAAAATAA
- the rlmN gene encoding 23S rRNA (adenine(2503)-C(2))-methyltransferase RlmN: MEWPRNIKTLTTDELKAWLRNVDEKPYRADQIQKWLFCQQVRSYDDMGNISPTLREKMAKQFTLCGLKEDQRSVSVDGTVKWLFQTEDGHHIETVMIPANGRYSVCVSTQVGCAMNCAFCRTAKMGFTRNLEAGEILEEIINVNWYLKDNGFMNEEGGVAQVTNIIFMGMGEPLNNLENVHRVCCTLHNQKLFNMGAKRMTVSTSGVVPKIKELVDRNTPCCLAVSLNSTNNEYRSSVMPVNKTWPIEKLLEAVDDYIRRTDNYVTFEFVLIQNITCTPKAAKELIRICAPRRVKVNAIVLNDGDDPTLHAPTPEEVEDFLAAVRAAEIQITIRNPRGRDILAACGQLAYKKEGNKC; encoded by the coding sequence ATGGAATGGCCGCGCAATATAAAAACTTTGACAACCGACGAGCTCAAAGCTTGGCTTCGGAATGTAGACGAAAAGCCCTATCGCGCTGATCAAATTCAAAAATGGCTATTCTGCCAGCAGGTGCGCTCTTACGACGACATGGGGAATATCTCCCCCACCCTCCGCGAAAAAATGGCAAAACAGTTCACGCTTTGCGGTCTCAAGGAAGACCAGCGTTCTGTTTCTGTCGATGGAACGGTAAAATGGCTGTTCCAGACCGAGGACGGTCACCACATCGAAACCGTGATGATTCCGGCAAATGGTCGCTATTCCGTTTGCGTATCGACTCAGGTCGGCTGCGCTATGAACTGCGCTTTCTGCCGTACGGCCAAGATGGGGTTCACGCGTAACCTCGAAGCGGGCGAAATCCTCGAAGAAATCATCAACGTCAACTGGTACTTAAAAGACAACGGCTTCATGAACGAAGAAGGCGGAGTCGCCCAGGTGACAAACATCATTTTCATGGGCATGGGCGAACCGCTCAACAACCTTGAAAACGTACACCGCGTCTGCTGTACCCTGCACAACCAGAAACTTTTCAACATGGGCGCAAAGCGCATGACCGTGAGTACCTCGGGCGTTGTCCCGAAGATCAAGGAACTCGTGGACCGCAATACGCCCTGCTGCCTCGCCGTGAGCCTCAACAGCACGAACAACGAATACCGCTCGTCCGTGATGCCGGTGAACAAGACGTGGCCCATCGAAAAACTTTTGGAAGCGGTAGATGACTACATCCGCCGCACCGATAACTACGTGACGTTCGAGTTCGTGCTCATCCAGAACATCACCTGCACTCCCAAGGCCGCCAAGGAACTTATCCGCATTTGCGCCCCGCGCCGTGTGAAGGTGAATGCCATTGTGCTAAACGATGGTGATGACCCGACGCTCCACGCCCCCACCCCTGAAGAGGTGGAAGACTTTCTCGCCGCCGTGCGAGCTGCTGAAATTCAAATCACGATCCGCAATCCGCGCGGTAGGGACATCCTTGCCGCATGTGGACAATTAGCGTACAAAAAGGAAGGTAATAAATGTTAA
- a CDS encoding helix-turn-helix domain-containing protein, translated as MYYETLLLHEAIRLLLITFRQSRRHTQQSLSMESGISRQFISQMECGKRVPSIDTLSQLSIALKTNISTLMVELDRIYQHLVRQQRPKQAAKATSPTQIAAESTDPSLEYIRKAKGIHIP; from the coding sequence ATGTATTACGAGACGCTCCTACTCCACGAAGCAATAAGACTCCTTCTGATTACATTTAGACAATCGCGACGCCATACCCAGCAGTCGCTTTCTATGGAATCAGGGATTTCCAGGCAATTCATTTCGCAGATGGAATGTGGAAAGCGAGTCCCGTCTATCGATACGCTCTCACAGCTTTCGATAGCGCTCAAGACAAATATCAGCACCCTCATGGTAGAACTGGACCGCATTTACCAACATCTCGTAAGGCAACAACGCCCAAAGCAAGCCGCAAAAGCCACATCACCAACACAAATAGCCGCCGAAAGTACCGATCCAAGTCTAGAGTACATACGCAAGGCCAAAGGAATACACATACCCTAG
- a CDS encoding SDR family oxidoreductase, with translation MINVKGKWCLITGGCRGVGRLIAIEMAKLGANLILQGRDKSHAEKVIAELAPYGVEVKAVGCNLENESEIDAALAEIDSFGVQVDLVFNNAGLMSRYFTDYTTNTMDDFRQAMAVNFFAPIKIAYHFLPGMIKRGFGRMQLTTSGIANEPELAGYACAKAALTKFVKDFACKLNGTDVMMNVMDPGWLRTDLGGPNAPNAPETVVPGALVSVLLDDKKSGRWFSAQDYVGMSVVDAVEAGSKVSA, from the coding sequence ATGATCAACGTAAAAGGGAAATGGTGTCTTATTACGGGTGGCTGCCGTGGTGTCGGTCGCCTTATTGCCATCGAAATGGCTAAACTCGGGGCTAATCTCATTTTGCAGGGTCGCGACAAGAGCCATGCCGAAAAGGTGATTGCAGAACTTGCTCCGTATGGCGTAGAGGTCAAGGCCGTGGGTTGCAATCTCGAAAATGAATCGGAAATCGATGCGGCTTTGGCTGAAATTGATTCTTTCGGTGTACAAGTGGACCTCGTTTTCAACAATGCTGGCCTCATGAGCCGCTATTTTACGGATTATACGACGAATACGATGGACGATTTCCGTCAGGCGATGGCGGTGAACTTCTTTGCGCCCATTAAAATTGCCTACCACTTTTTGCCGGGAATGATCAAACGCGGTTTTGGACGCATGCAGTTGACTACAAGCGGCATTGCCAATGAGCCGGAACTTGCCGGTTATGCTTGCGCGAAGGCTGCCCTCACCAAGTTCGTGAAAGATTTTGCCTGCAAGCTCAACGGAACCGACGTGATGATGAACGTGATGGATCCGGGTTGGCTCCGTACGGATCTCGGAGGTCCTAACGCCCCTAATGCTCCGGAAACGGTTGTCCCGGGTGCTCTTGTAAGCGTGCTTTTGGACGATAAAAAGAGCGGTCGTTGGTTCAGCGCCCAGGATTATGTCGGCATGAGCGTTGTCGATGCCGTCGAAGCCGGAAGTAAAGTTTCCGCCTAA